A window from Raphanus sativus cultivar WK10039 unplaced genomic scaffold, ASM80110v3 Scaffold0060, whole genome shotgun sequence encodes these proteins:
- the LOC130500928 gene encoding LOW QUALITY PROTEIN: putative F-box protein At3g47150 (The sequence of the model RefSeq protein was modified relative to this genomic sequence to represent the inferred CDS: deleted 2 bases in 1 codon), translated as MRRGEAGFGSVKTQSFCPKQATIYTMKPIYIPLDLQTNILLGLPLKSLLRFRCVSKLWSSIITSRDFRNRHLNITAPPRLLIVFADFYGEKILVASTPNPNAPSHSSTSNKDLVLVKTKGKKVYNACQGLICVGAGSKDVGICNPSKTRTVHTFPNFKFKDTQEIFGCPVYMLGYDPVGDQYKVLALDNWPSRRFEHKVAVLGGEETWREAPCVVAYPHVVCTKGLYMNGTIYYGAYLTDIDHPHNSIVGRFDVRLETFTIIKVPSRLVPTSYHSMWLAGPWVLTDKTLINYRGRIGVVENPREGSFRLWVLEDAEKEVWSMNTFALPESAAGLDFKVMETFSTGEVCLVAKELSDPFRLFYYNLEEKSMRSVTIEGLPMSKLKKDHTSFSDSVSDSFSVSVSDHYENSMSFQN; from the exons ATGCGGCGAGGTGAAGCAG GGTTCGGTTCCGTAAAGACACAAAGCTTCTGTCCCAAGCAGGCAACGATCTATACTATGAAACCGATCTACATCCCTCTTGATCTTCAGACCAATATACTCTTAGGGTTGCCTTTGAAATCTCTATTGAGATTTCGATGCGTCTCCAAGCTTTGGTCATCTATCATCACCAGCCGAGACTTCAGAAACAGGCACTTGAATATCACAGCTCCTCCTCGTCTCCTCATTGTCTTTGCCGATTTTTACGGAGAAAAGATTCTGGTAGCCTCGACGCCTAACCCAAACGCACCTTCACACTCTTCTACTTCTAACAAAGATCTGGTCCTAGTCAAAACTAAAGGCAAAAAGGTGTATAACGCATGTCAGGGCTTGATCTGCGTCGGGGCCGGTTCCAAGGACGTGGGAATTTGTAACCCTAGCAAAACAAGGACAGTGCATACTTTTCCCAATTTCAAATTCAAAGATACTCAAGAAATTTTTGGATGCCCCGTATATATGTTGGGGTACGATCCTGTTGGAGATCAATACAAAGTGCTTGCCCTTGATAATTGGCCATCTAGGCGATTTGAGCACAAGGTTGCGGTATTGGGAGGAGAAGAAACATGGAGAGAAGCTCCGTGTGTAGTAGCATATCCCCACGTTGTTTGTACAAAGGGTTTGTATATGAACGGAACCATATACTACGGGGCCTATTTGACGGATATTGATCACCCGCATAATTCTATAGTTGGGAGATTTGATGTTAGGCTTGAAACGTTCACC ATCATCAAAGTACCAAGCAGACTTGTACCGACGAGTTATCATAGTATGTGGCTTGCTGGACCATGGGTTCTTACGGATAAAACTTTAATCAACTACAGAGGGAGAATTGGAGTGGTGGAGAATCCTCGTGAGGGTAGTTTTCGATTGTGGGTTCTAGAAGATGCTGAGAAAGAGGTTTGGTCTATGAACACTTTTGCTTTGCCTGAATCTGCTGCTGGGCTTGACTTCAAGGTCATGGAAACTTTTTCAACCGGCGAGGTTTGTCTGGTTGCGAAAGAGTTGTCTGATCCCTTTCGTCTTTTCTATTACAATTTGGAGGAAAAAAGCATGAGAAGTGTTACAATTGAAGGACTGCCTATGTCCAAGCTTAAGAAGGACCATACTTCTTTTTCTGATTCTGTTTCTGATTCTTTTTCTGTGTCTGTTTCTGATCATTATGAGAACTCCATGTCCTTCCAAAACTGA
- the LOC130500929 gene encoding protein GLUTAMINE DUMPER 3-like — MGGRQYYPPRENVDGNRTAMGGPHSPWHSPVPYLFGGLAAMLGLIAFALLILACSYWRLSGYLDGEEDQSRERDLEAGDVKPDKAVKAVPLPEKFLVIMAGDVKPTYLATPAEKSCTCDDDEDGDDDVKDGDQVVRRSTESNGATH, encoded by the coding sequence ATGGGAGGAAGACAATATTACCCTCCAAGAGAAAACGTCGACGGGAACAGAACAGCCATGGGAGGACCTCACTCGCCGTGGCATTCACCTGTTCCTTATCTTTTCGGTGGTTTAGCGGCGATGCTTGGTCTCATCGCTTTCGCTCTTCTGATCCTCGCCTGCTCTTACTGGCGTCTCTCCGGTTATCTCGACGGTGAGGAGGACCAgagcagagagagagatcttGAGGCCGGAGATGTGAAACCCGATAAAGCGGTGAAGGCTGTACCTTTGCCGGAGAAGTTCTTGGTGATTATGGCCGGAGACGTCAAGCCCACTTACTTGGCGACGCCGGCTGAAAAGAGCTGTACTTGTGACGATGAtgaagatggtgatgatgacGTGAAGGATGGTGATCAGGTGGTGCGTCGGAGTACTGAGAGTAACGGTGCGACACATTGA